The following proteins are encoded in a genomic region of Actinomadura sp. NAK00032:
- a CDS encoding GNAT family N-acetyltransferase — protein MSTEISDNAGKSRYEIRVDGDLAGFAEYERGEGSVVFTHTEVDSAFEGKGIGSALARGALDDVRGKGLSAVPLCPFIKKWIQKHPDYQDLVAS, from the coding sequence ATGAGCACCGAGATCAGTGACAACGCCGGGAAGAGCCGCTACGAGATCAGGGTGGACGGAGACCTCGCCGGGTTCGCCGAGTACGAACGCGGGGAGGGCTCCGTCGTCTTCACCCACACCGAGGTCGACTCGGCGTTCGAGGGCAAGGGCATCGGGAGCGCGCTCGCGCGCGGCGCGCTGGACGACGTGCGGGGGAAGGGCCTGTCGGCCGTCCCGCTGTGCCCGTTCATCAAGAAGTGGATCCAGAAGCACCCCGACTACCAGGATCTCGTGGCGTCCTGA
- the cimA gene encoding citramalate synthase: MQGDAFHVYDTTLRDGSQQEGLNLSVPDKLAIARHLDDLGVGFIEGGWPGANPKDTEFFRRARTELDLRHARLTAFGATRRAGVKAADDPQVAALRESGASVVTLVAKSHDRHVELALRTTLEENLAMIRDTVSHLRAEGQRVFLDAEHFFDGHKANRAYALEAVRTAAEAGADVVALCDTNGGMLPDELAEVVHEVVGYGVRVGIHCHDDSGCAVANTLAAVKAGATHVQGCANGYGERSGNANLFTVVGNLQLKRGMNLVSDAQLAEMTRIAHAVSEVTNVAPSSQQPYVGVSAFAHKAGLHASAVKVDPDLYQHIDPATVGNDMRMLVSSMAGRASVELKGRELGYDLSGDKAKAVVAKVKELESTGYTFEAADASFELLLREELTGVRQRHFDVESWRSIVERRPDGSMVSEATVKLHAKGERIIATGEGNGPVNALDNALRLALGRLYPELARLELVDYKVRILEGAHGTDARTRVLIESGDGEREWGTVGVEDNVIAASWQALEEAVTYCLLRAGREAG; the protein is encoded by the coding sequence ATGCAAGGCGACGCGTTCCACGTCTACGACACCACCCTGCGCGACGGGTCCCAGCAGGAGGGGCTCAACCTCTCCGTGCCCGACAAGCTCGCCATCGCGCGGCACCTCGACGACCTGGGCGTCGGCTTCATCGAGGGCGGCTGGCCCGGCGCCAACCCCAAGGACACCGAGTTCTTCAGGCGCGCTCGAACAGAGCTCGACCTGAGGCACGCGCGGCTCACCGCGTTCGGCGCGACCCGCCGGGCCGGGGTGAAGGCGGCCGACGACCCCCAGGTCGCCGCCCTGCGCGAATCCGGCGCGTCCGTCGTGACCCTGGTCGCCAAGAGCCACGACAGGCACGTCGAGCTGGCCCTCCGCACCACCCTGGAGGAGAACCTCGCGATGATCCGCGACACGGTCTCCCACCTGCGTGCGGAGGGCCAACGAGTCTTCCTGGACGCCGAGCACTTCTTCGACGGCCACAAGGCCAACCGCGCCTACGCGCTGGAGGCCGTCCGCACCGCCGCCGAGGCGGGCGCGGACGTCGTCGCGCTCTGCGACACCAACGGCGGCATGCTGCCGGACGAGCTGGCCGAGGTCGTCCACGAGGTCGTCGGGTACGGCGTCCGCGTCGGCATCCACTGCCACGACGACTCCGGCTGCGCGGTGGCGAACACGCTCGCCGCGGTGAAGGCCGGCGCCACCCACGTGCAGGGCTGCGCCAACGGCTACGGCGAGCGCAGCGGCAACGCCAACCTGTTCACGGTCGTCGGAAACCTGCAGCTCAAGCGGGGCATGAACCTCGTGTCGGACGCGCAGCTCGCCGAGATGACCCGCATCGCGCACGCCGTCTCCGAGGTCACCAACGTCGCGCCCAGCTCGCAGCAGCCGTACGTGGGGGTGTCGGCGTTCGCGCACAAGGCGGGCCTGCACGCGTCCGCAGTCAAGGTCGACCCGGACCTGTACCAGCACATCGACCCGGCCACCGTCGGCAACGACATGCGGATGCTGGTGTCGAGCATGGCCGGGCGCGCGTCCGTCGAGCTGAAGGGCCGCGAGCTGGGCTACGACCTGTCCGGCGACAAGGCGAAGGCCGTCGTGGCCAAGGTCAAGGAGCTGGAGTCCACCGGCTACACCTTCGAGGCCGCGGACGCCTCGTTCGAGCTGCTGCTGCGCGAGGAGCTGACCGGCGTCCGGCAGCGGCACTTCGACGTCGAGTCGTGGCGGTCGATCGTGGAGCGCCGCCCCGACGGCTCCATGGTCAGCGAGGCCACCGTCAAGCTGCACGCCAAGGGCGAGCGGATCATCGCGACCGGCGAGGGCAACGGCCCCGTCAACGCCCTCGACAACGCGCTGCGCCTCGCCCTCGGCCGGCTGTACCCGGAGCTCGCGCGGCTGGAGCTGGTCGACTACAAGGTCCGCATCCTGGAGGGCGCGCACGGCACCGACGCCCGGACGCGCGTGCTGATCGAGTCCGGCGACGGCGAGCGCGAATGGGGCACGGTCGGTGTCGAGGACAACGTCATCGCCGCGTCCTGGCAGGCGCTGGAGGAGGCCGTCACCTACTGCCTCCTGCGCGCGGGCCGCGAGGCCGGCTGA
- a CDS encoding Crp/Fnr family transcriptional regulator has protein sequence MNAKTVTAVTLGAVVLGYAVGGSATAAVSGFLTFLTFPAVAVANALVQYLKAGTLRETPGPPVVAAAAAPRMLAVPGLPAPSGTAAFWDALTPAERYDLAARARRHVYRAEEVLCREGGIAGEVIVILSGWTRVWVREGAEQRIIAFRGAGELVGERAALMVRDRSATVTAESDVRALRVDARDFAAFLDLNPRVRAVLEQQVYRRQVEKHDFKDVRGNCSILITDITRFSSPLRTDADREYVLSVMYGLLEEAFGASGLDLGRIYQEDRGDGALVVVPPTTPTDTVVDPMLAHLAAQLRRHNRRAAEATRLQLRAALHVGPVRRGPKGVAGTAIITARRMVDAPAVKRRVAETGADLAFVTSDFVYDSVIAPAPGLVDPGRYSRVRVRLKDASLSAWLMLEGGGSRLQAV, from the coding sequence ATGAACGCGAAGACCGTGACCGCGGTGACGCTGGGGGCCGTGGTGCTCGGGTACGCGGTGGGCGGCTCGGCGACCGCCGCCGTCAGCGGGTTCCTGACGTTCCTGACCTTTCCGGCGGTGGCCGTGGCGAACGCCCTCGTCCAGTACCTGAAGGCCGGCACGCTGCGGGAGACGCCCGGACCGCCGGTGGTGGCCGCGGCGGCGGCGCCCCGCATGCTCGCGGTCCCCGGCCTGCCCGCTCCGTCCGGCACGGCGGCGTTCTGGGACGCGCTGACGCCCGCCGAGCGGTACGACCTCGCCGCACGCGCGCGCCGGCACGTCTACCGCGCCGAGGAGGTCCTGTGCCGGGAGGGCGGGATCGCGGGCGAGGTCATCGTGATCCTGTCCGGCTGGACGCGGGTGTGGGTCCGGGAGGGCGCCGAGCAGCGGATCATCGCGTTCCGGGGCGCCGGGGAGCTGGTCGGCGAGCGGGCGGCGCTGATGGTGCGGGACCGGTCCGCGACCGTCACGGCGGAGAGCGACGTCCGGGCGCTGCGCGTCGACGCCCGCGACTTCGCGGCGTTCCTGGACCTCAACCCGCGCGTGCGGGCCGTCCTGGAGCAGCAGGTGTACCGGCGGCAGGTCGAGAAGCACGACTTCAAGGACGTGCGGGGCAACTGCTCGATCCTCATCACCGACATCACGCGGTTCAGCTCGCCGCTGCGCACCGACGCCGACCGCGAGTACGTGCTGTCCGTGATGTACGGCCTGCTGGAGGAGGCGTTCGGCGCGTCCGGCCTCGACCTCGGCCGGATCTACCAGGAGGACCGCGGCGACGGCGCGCTCGTGGTGGTCCCGCCGACCACGCCGACCGACACGGTCGTCGACCCGATGCTCGCGCACCTGGCCGCGCAGCTGCGGCGGCACAACCGGCGCGCCGCCGAGGCCACCCGGCTGCAGCTGCGCGCCGCGCTGCACGTCGGCCCGGTGCGGCGCGGCCCGAAGGGGGTCGCCGGGACGGCCATCATCACGGCGCGGCGGATGGTGGACGCCCCGGCGGTGAAGCGCCGCGTCGCCGAGACCGGCGCCGACCTGGCGTTCGTCACGTCCGACTTCGTGTACGACTCGGTGATCGCGCCCGCCCCCGGCCTCGTCGACCCGGGCCGCTACTCGCGGGTCCGGGTCCGGCTGAAGGACGCGTCGCTGTCGGCGTGGCTCATGCTGGAGGGCGGCGGGTCCAGGCTCCAGGCGGTGTGA